Proteins encoded by one window of Haematobia irritans isolate KBUSLIRL chromosome 2, ASM5000362v1, whole genome shotgun sequence:
- the Rsph9 gene encoding radial spoke head protein 9, translating into MISQSCTFEFVIVIFKFVPKTQTNKTMNIDYFQESLDSLMYTSAKLSPEQKILIGNSLITLQAENRFAAIYFWGRINGIEKDYFIAFGYRGDCLKDRKYFYSLDCYQWFLLPFVQNANIFQAAILCRQLFYGDPSRLICVELDPSFDTDDTQVISATLSEEINLKEEDRLAATVFIITEECAICPRGALYKLTDGRVVPNQMFRGLNELQCENLSYYQVFRLPRNGLKTNFSGRDDYNYPIDFLDSVEDIVPKSNAFSLILEHNERLVIIKSCIWLGMTFFHKTNSHKHGFLYMGDGKKNHDLLLMN; encoded by the exons atgATTTCTCAATCATGTACTTTTGAATTTGTCATtgtcatttttaaatttgtcccaaaaacacaaacaaacaaaactatGAACATTGACTATTTCCAAGAATCGCTGGATTCCCTAATGTACACTAGTGCGAAATTGAGTCCAGAGCAAAAGATATTGATTGGAAATTCTCTTATTACCTTGCAAGCGGAAAATCGCTTTGCTGCAATTTATTTTTGGGGACGTATTAATGGAATAGAGAAAGATTATTTCATTGCATTTGGTTATCGTGGAGATTGCTTGAaggatagaaaatatttctatagtctgGACTGTTATCAATGGTTTTTGCTACCATTTGTccaaaatgcaaatatttttcaagCCGCAATATTATGTCGTCAGCTTTTTTATGGCGATCCTAGTAGGCTAATTTGCGTAGAATTG GATCCCTCCTTTGACACCGATGATACCCAAGTTATTTCCGCGACGTTGTCCGAAGAAATCAATCTAAAAGAAGAAGATCGCTTGGCCGCCACAGTTTTTATAATAACGGAAGAATGTGCCATTTGCCCCCGTGGTGCATTATACAAACTAACCGATGGACGTGTTGTGCCAAACCAAATGTTTCGCGGTCTAAACGAGTTGCAGTGCGAAAATCTGTCGTATTATCAAGTATTTAGATTACCGCGTAATGGTCTTAAAACCAATTTTTCTGGGCGCGATGATTATAACTACCCAATAGACTTTTTGGATTCGGTTGAAGACATCGTTCCGAAGTCTAATGCGTTTTCATTGATTCTCGAACACAACGAACGTTTGGTTATTATAAAATCCTGTATTTGGCTTGGAATGACATTTTTCCACAAAACTAATTCCCACAAACATGGTttcctttatatgggggatggAAAGAAGAATCATGATTTGCTCTTAATGAACTGA
- the LOC142224992 gene encoding uncharacterized protein LOC142224992 — protein MAQFYRMERKLMKTSDLKEQYDKSILEYLELGHMRKISTQEITRTPNYYLPHHAVVKPDRLTTKLRVVFNASNPTSNKSSLNDTLYAGPILQQNLVLQILKWRFFKYVFNADITKMNRQILLVPNQTRYQRILFRTSPADPMEDFEPLTVTFGVNCAPFLAIRILLQLAEDVADTHPIASKIIQENLYVDDVLAGAHTIASRRELIFALESAGFNLMKWTANDHKIIQELPKEKLFPVNWLDLSEDSSAKTLGVRWIDKIDWDDPLKTITLMNWQKFVKTSSAIDSVKIPRWIHFVPNCNIEIHGFCDASESAYGAALYIRVELDNHNGETHLLAAKNKIKKFTNSSYNTTTFA, from the coding sequence ATGGCTCAATTTTACCGAATGGAAAGGAAATTAATGAAAACTTCTGATCTCAAGGAACAATATGATAAAAGCATTTTAGAATACTTGGAACTTGGTCATATGCGGAAAATATCAACGCAAGAGATAACCAGGACTCCAAATTACTATTTGCCGCATCACGCGGTGGTTAAGCCTGACAGACTCACAACGAAACTTCGCGTCGTGTTCAACGCTTCAAATCCCACTTCAAATAAGAGCAGTCTCAATGACACTTTGTATGCAGGACCCATTTTGCAACAAAATCtggttttacaaattttgaagtGGAGATTTTTCAAATACGTTTTTAACGCCGATATTACGAAAATGAACAGACAAATTCTTCTCGTTCCAAATCAAACTCGGTATCAACGTATTCTGTTTCGAACATCCCCAGCGGACCCTATGGAGGATTTTGAACCCCTAACAGTCACCTTTGGAGTTAATTGCGCTCCATTTCTGGCAATACGCATACTTCTGCAGCTTGCAGAAGATGTGGCAGACACACATCCTATTGCTTCCAAAATTATTCAAGAAAATCTGTATGTTGACGACGTTTTGGCTGGAGCGCACACAATTGCATCGCGCAGGGAATTAATATTTGCTTTGGAGTCCGCAGGATTTAATCTTATGAAATGGACTGCAAACGATCATAAAATAATTCAAGAATTGCCTAAAGAGAAATTATTTCCAGTAAATTGGCTTGATCTGTCAGAAGACTCGTCTGCCAAGACATTGGGTGTTAGGTGGATTGATAAAATAGATTGGGATGACCCACTGAAAACAATTACATTGATGAATTggcaaaaatttgtgaaaactaGTAGTGCAATAGACTCTGTCAAAATACCGCGGTGGATTCActttgtaccaaattgcaatatCGAGATTCACGGCTTTTGCGATGCGTCAGAGAGTGCTTATGGCGCGGCATTGTATATTAGAGTAGAATTGGATAACCATAACGGTGAAACTCATTTGTTAGctgccaaaaacaaaattaaaaaatttacaaactcaagttataatacaacaACATTCGCATAA
- the LOC142224993 gene encoding uncharacterized protein LOC142224993, translating into MFVSSVRAEIESLWSNIKKSYLDCRDHVPLEGEKPIDKTKLRAHYSEAMETYKRIMSSVNADILALKDNAAKDESLGNVEKLFHLTQKTAGEAREIISNVPLTNEGFTLAWKNLIDRYENNRMQVNEQLKLLFNVPNVTLDSSQSIQKLQRTVNSCMQTLETLGVEVKEWDPILIYLCSSKLPRSFLEEFENSLEDFFLVRVGNIKSIHNKHNQQNFDGGRNRQDKTKFVNSFHTNVSQKSQFDGKRKPILKSSVTQPNQNNQNPSCQLCKATHFIRNCPKFVEKSINDRIHVIKVSHLCYNCLSSNHGVKDCKSKFTCRECSMRHHTMLHKGTETQTLAQDPVSDAVRPSTSTAALTTQIQSTPSIGKNVMTLTLRNDRTCGNHPRGTLFFTALVQIESRGQLFNASAIIDSGSQSTFISEKLKNKLSLPTKRHLIHVTGVSQMLSETSTKSCLFTLRSRLDTSFELEDWAPVLKALPSHLPPQNLDLRQLGDLTNLDLADPKFYISQPVDLLIGMDIGSLIFDIGSPLRSIGSLLAQNTGWIIGGPMTNDPYNNNRISLHNTVAIEQVLTRFWEVEETPKKILRSEEDMFCESNFKQTTKRNSDDRCVVSLPFKKCNELGS; encoded by the exons atgttcgtgagttcGGTCCGTGCGGAAATTGAAAGTTTATGGTCCAATATAAAGAAATCGTATTTGGATTGTCGAGATCATGTGCCATTGGAAGGTGAGAAACCAATCGACAAAACAAAATTACGCGCCCATTATAGTGAAGCAATGGAAACTTACAAACGAATTATGAGTTCAGTTAATGCGGATATTTTGGCCTTAAAAGATAATGCCGCCAAAGATGAATC ATTGGGcaatgttgaaaaacttttccattTAACACAGAAAACGGCGGGAGAGGCAAGGGAAATTATAAGCAATGTTCCACTTACTAATGAGGGTTTCACATtggcatggaaaaatttaatagacAGATATGAAAATAATAGAATGCAAGTAAATGAACAGCTGAAATTATTGTTCAACGTGCCAAATGTTACTTTAGATTCCAGCCAATCtattcaaaaattacaaagaacTGTAAATAGTTGTATGCAAACATTGGAGACTCTTGGAGTTGAAGTGAAGGAATGGgacccaattttaatttatttgtgttCTTCGAAATTACCACGATCTTTCCTTGAAGAATTCGAAAATTCATTGGAAGATT tctttctcGTCCGTGTGGGTAATATTAAATCAATTCATAATAAACATAATCAACAGAATTTCGATGGCGGTCGAAACAGACAAGACAAAACCAAATTCGTAAATAGCTTTCATACTAATGTAtcgcaaaaatcacaatttgatGGAAAACGTAAACCCATTTTAAAGTCGTCAGTTACACAGCCGAATCAAAACAATCAGAATCCCAGTTGTCAGTTGTGCAAGGCAACACATTTTATACggaattgccctaaatttgttgaaaaatctaTAAACGATAGAATTCATGTCATAAAAGTATCTCATCTTTGTTATAATTGTCTTTCCTCAAATCATGGGGTAAAAGATTGTAAAAGCAAATTCACTTGTCGAGAATGTAGCATGCGACATCATACCATGTTACATAAGGGAACGGAAACTCAAACACTTGCTCAAGACCCAGTTAGCGATGCTGTACGACCTAGTACTAGCACTGCAGCGCTTACGACACAGATACAGTCCACTCCAAGCATAGGAAAGAACGTTATGACCTTGACCCTCCGGAATGATCGTACTTGTGGGAATCATCCTAGAGGAACTTTGTTTTTTACAGCTTTGGTTCAGATTGAATCACGTGGACAATTATTCAATGCTAGTGCTATAATTGACTCGGGATCGCAGTCAACGTTTAtatctgaaaaattgaaaaataaattatctTTACCAACGAAACGACACTTGATACACGTTACGGGAGTTAGTCAAATGTTAtcagaaacttctacaaaatcatgTCTTTTCACCTTGCGTTCGCGTTTAGACACAAGTTTCGAACTAGAGGATTGGGCCCCAGTTTTGAAAGCCCTTCCATCTCATTTACCACCACAAAACTTGGATTTGAGACAACTCGGTGATTTGACCAACCTTGATTTGGCAGACCCGAAGTTTTACATTAGTCAACCGGTTGATTTATTAATTGGAATGGATATAGGATCCTTGATTTTTGATATCGGTTCTCCTTTGAGATCAATCGGCTCACTTTTAGCACAAAATACAGGGTGGATTATTGGTGGACCAATGACAAATGACCCATACAATAATAATCGAATTTCATTACACAACACGGTGGCAATTGAGCAGGTTCTTACACGTTTTTGGGAGGTGGAAGAAACCCCAAAAAAGATTTTGCGGTCAGAAGAGGACATGTTTTgtgaatcaaattttaaacagaCTACTAAACGGAATTCAGATGATAGATGTGTTGTGAGTCTTCCGTTTAAAAAATGCAATGAGTTAGGAAGTTAG